One stretch of Acidobacteriota bacterium DNA includes these proteins:
- a CDS encoding HAD-IA family hydrolase — protein sequence MAHLVILDLDGTLTDSKRDIARALSHALLSIGHRVSDESVFYPHIGATLEETFAAVLPPHRRRRIAEAVVAYKAYYPEHCADETRLFAGVPEGLAALQARGIILAVATTKRTWMAERVLTLLGIRGRFAHVQGTDDFPYKPDPEIIRRVRAALADPCDDRRTWMVGDTPRDIETGQRAGVRSAGVLYGYGDANALRRAGPDLLVASFHELVHRLLAGSINGSA from the coding sequence ATGGCCCACCTCGTGATCTTAGACCTCGACGGCACCCTGACCGATTCGAAGCGGGACATCGCCCGCGCTCTCAGCCACGCGCTCCTGAGCATCGGGCACAGAGTGTCGGACGAATCGGTGTTTTACCCGCACATCGGCGCCACGCTGGAGGAGACGTTCGCAGCGGTGCTGCCGCCGCACCGCCGCCGCCGGATCGCCGAGGCGGTCGTGGCCTACAAGGCATACTACCCCGAACACTGCGCCGACGAGACCCGGCTGTTCGCCGGGGTGCCGGAAGGTCTGGCGGCGCTGCAGGCGCGCGGAATCATCCTGGCGGTGGCGACCACCAAGCGCACCTGGATGGCGGAGAGAGTCTTGACTCTGCTCGGGATCCGCGGCCGCTTCGCCCATGTCCAGGGCACCGACGATTTCCCGTACAAACCGGATCCGGAGATTATCCGGCGGGTGCGGGCGGCGCTCGCCGATCCCTGTGACGACCGCCGGACCTGGATGGTGGGCGACACGCCGCGCGACATCGAGACCGGGCAGCGGGCCGGCGTGCGCTCTGCGGGAGTCCTGTACGGCTACGGCGACGCGAACGCGCTGCGTCGTGCCGGCCCCGACCTTCTGGTTGCCAGCTTTCACGAGCTGGTGCACCGGCTGCTGGCCGGGTCAATAAACGGCTCCGCCTGA